A genomic segment from Antedon mediterranea chromosome 6, ecAntMedi1.1, whole genome shotgun sequence encodes:
- the LOC140051289 gene encoding A disintegrin and metalloproteinase with thrombospondin motifs 3-like: protein MAISVSICYVFLTVMLIADSECYNPMTSYENNGGSTANHIDAIVFSEVSMQEHHGEDVSRYLATLVQLVNEVFNSKIINLNLTISITTMYLMNEVESKDKIIENNKMRSLQRSCYWASKQIHENDTETTDLVLFFTRKNFGAVGYSPDNGMCDGRKSCALIKDSGYMTSIVIAHEIGHLFGLEHDDNCIYGDVDFSIMATTLKTTMFSNYQWSNCSQTILLDTIGDFSCLEDNKSSFNRSDSTKCVHVAGRNKTACPWYTEIDDSCSSGICVRKSSVKQQDQTTPTIESLDATPTQPVTLPQEPRPGFAWVLKGWTKCTFPCGGGASYKEYECKSLSDNTVRANINCNREGFKPSAKECNTHPCGPISNGRTFRWKVGAWSECRTKTCDSKKPKGKKTRSVKCIRTMGGKDKSVNKSSCTSIREMPITKKTCRPNCN from the exons ATGGCGATATCAGTCtcaatttgttatgtttttctGACAGTAATGTTAATAGCTGATTCGGAGTGCTACAATCCAATGACGTCATACG AAAACAATGGTGGTTCAACTGCTAATCATATTGATGCAATAGTTTTCAGTGAGGTCAGTATGCAGGAACATCATGGGGAAGATGTGTCAAGATACTTGGCCACACTGGTGCAACTA GTGAATGAAGTATTCAATAGCAAAATTATAAATCTGAATCTTACCATTTCAATAACCACAATGTATTTAATGAATGAAGTGGAG TCTAAAGATAAGATAATTGAGAACAACAAAATGAGAAGTCTGCAACGATCATGTTATTGGGCTTCTAAACAAATACATGAAAACGACACTGAAACAACAGACCTTGTTCTTTTCTTTACAAGAAAGAATTTCGGAGCAGTTG GTTATTCACCAGATAATGGGATGTGTGATGGACGGAAAAGCTGTGCTTTGATAAAGGACAGTGGTTATATGACATCTATTGTCATTGCTCACGAAATAGGTCACCT TTTTGGACTTGAACACGATGACAATTGTATTTACGGTGATGTTGACTTTAGTATTATGGCAACAACACTGAAAACTACTATGTTCTCAAATTATCAATGGAGCAACTGTAGTCAGACCATATTATTGGACACGATAGG TGATTTTAGTTGCCTTGAAGACAACAAATCGTCGTTTAACAGGAGTGATTCCACTAAATGTGTCCACGTTGCTGGAAGGAACAAAACAGCGTGCCCATGGTACACAGAAATTGATGac AGTTGCTCTTCCGGTATTTGTGTGAGAAAGAGCAGTGTGAAACAACAGGACCAAACTACGCCCACAATTGAATCATTGGATGCCACTCCCACACAACCTGTCACACTTCCACAGGAACCACGACCTGGATTTGCCTGGGTCCTGAAAGGCTGGACAAAGTGTACTTTCCCTTGCGGTGGAG GAGCAAGTTATAAAGAATACGAATGTAAGAGTTTGAGCGACAACACAGTGAGAGCAAATATTAATTGCAACCGCGAAGGATTCAAACCATCCGCCAAGGAATGCAACACACACCCATGTGGGCCTATATCAAATGGACGCAC CTTTCGATGGAAAGTAGGTGCTTGGTCTGAGTGTCGAACTAAAACATGTGATTCAAAGAAGCCTAAAGGTAAAAAGACAAGAAGTGTAAAGTGTATTAGAACAATGGGTGGAAAAGACAAGTCGGTGAATAAATCAAGTTGCACGAGTATCCGAGAAATGCCAATTACAAAGAAAACATGTAGGCCGAACTGTAACTAA